The following coding sequences are from one Eleginops maclovinus isolate JMC-PN-2008 ecotype Puerto Natales chromosome 11, JC_Emac_rtc_rv5, whole genome shotgun sequence window:
- the vkorc1l1 gene encoding vitamin K epoxide reductase complex subunit 1-like protein 1 isoform X2, with product MFCFVPAHGPPLTVWHVLTLFHVAVLSRANSLRMYACLQLGQRVMAAPVLRVSTPRWERIARLLVCLLGILLSLYAFHVETEKARDPSYKAMCDVSISISCSKVFSSRWGRGFGLLGSIFGNDSALNQPNSVYGIAFYAFQLLLGMTVSAMAALILMTTSILSVRLVYLNEAWKQQLQAKQD from the exons atgttctgttttgttCCAGCACACGGCCCGCCCCTCACGGTGTGGCACGTCCTTACGCTTTTCCACGTCGCAGTCCTGTCTCGGGCGAACTCCCTGCGTATGTATGCGTGTCTCCAGCTAGGCCAGAGAGTGATGGCGGCGCCCGTCCTGAGAGTGTCCACCCCTCGGTGGGAAAGAATAGCTAGGCTTCTCGTTTGCCTATTGGGCATACTGCTGTCTCTATATGCCTTTCACGTCGAGACAGAAAAGGCTCGGGATCCGAGTTATAAGGCGATGTGCGACGTCAGCATCTCCATCAGCTGTTCGAAAGTGTTCAGCTCAAG GTGGGGTCGAGGATTTGGACTTCTGGGTTCAATCTTTGGAAATGACAGTGCACTGAACCAGCCCAACAGTGTCTACGGGATCGCTTTTTATGCCTTTCAGCTTCTACTAG GAATGACTGTCAGTGCAATGGCCGCCCTTATTCTCATGACGACATCCATCTTGTCGGTG
- the znhit3 gene encoding zinc finger HIT domain-containing protein 3 gives MQICSVCSEHTPKYRCPACKIRYCSLGCYKKHKDSCLPVVSEVSEATDSFHTERTEEDLLHGEDIIDKVPLEKLQLLGQSKEIKDLLCNPHLRQLLRSIDSADGKGDAMKAAMQEPLFVEFSDQCMKLTANEGGDL, from the exons ATGCAGATTTGCAGTGTGTGCAGCGAACATACGCCGAAATACAGATGTCCAGCCTGCAAAATAAGATA TTGTTCACTTGGCTGCTACAAGAAGCATAAAG ATTCTTGCCTTCCTGTTGTTTCTGAAGTTTCTGAAGCTACTGATTCATTCCACACAG AGAGGACTGAGGAGGATCTTCTGCATGGAGAGGACATCATCGATAAAGTGCCTCTGGAGAAGCTTCAGCTGTTAG GTCAGTCCAAAGAGATTAAAGATCTTCTTTGCAACCCCCACCTGAGACAGCTGCTGCGCTCCATCGACAGTGCAGACGGCAAAGGCGACGCAATGAAGGCGGCCATGCAGGAGCCCCTGTTTGTCGAATTTTCAGATCAGTGTATGAAGCTAACAGCCAATGAAGGTGGCGATTTATGA